A genome region from Triticum aestivum cultivar Chinese Spring chromosome 2B, IWGSC CS RefSeq v2.1, whole genome shotgun sequence includes the following:
- the LOC123040914 gene encoding phosphoserine phosphatase, chloroplastic isoform X1, translating to MICSIIVSMASGSGSMRQEGGKLLNREVKCGKRFNFWPVTSQTTVRQGDLTSREPSNRTWARHPTGRRTSFRFASAGMHSMASPISVRTSPRHPLSVPQSSLVRAAHASHLAIRVADPLFPCAKLSKARAVVAAALEVSKAPSSSGLANRQPSKEVLETWRNANAVCFDVDSTVCLDEGIDELADFCGAGQAVAEWTTKAMTGTVPFEEALVAWISLIKPSLSQVEDCLEKRPPRISPGIADLIKTLKANNTEVFLVSGGFRQMIKPVAFDLGIPTENIIANQLLFGSSGEYAGFDPTEPTSRSGGKAVAVQQIRQDHGYNTLVMIGDGATDLEARQPGGADLFICYAGVQMREAVAAKADWTVFEFQELISELS from the exons ATGATTTGCTCAATTATTGTCTCAATGGCAAGTGGGTCCGGCTCCATGCGGCAGGAGGGAGGCAAATTATTAAATAGAGAAGTAAAGTGTGGCAAAAGATTCAATTTCTGGCCGGTCACCAGCCAAACCACTGTTCGGCAAGGAGATCTTACGAGTAGAGAGCCGTCGAATCGCACCTGGGCGCGCCATCCGACGGGTCGAAGAACATCCTTCCGTTTTGCAAGC GCAGGCATGCATAGTATGGCCAGTCCGATCAGTGTACGCACCAGTCCGAGACATCCTCTGTCCGTCCCTCAGTCATCTTTAGTTCGAGCCGCACATGCTTCACATTTAGCGATAAGAGTTGCAGATCCATTATTCCCTTGCGCTAAACTCTCGAAAGCGCGTGCTGTAGTGGCAGCAGCATTGGAGGTATCCAAGGCCCCTTCTTCTTCTGGTTTGGCAAACCGCCAGCCATCGAAGG AGGTTCTTGAGACATGGCGCAATGCCAATGCGGTGTGCTTCGATGTGGATAGCACTGTATGCTTGGATGAGGGTATTGACGAGCTTGCTGATTTCTGTGGGGCTGGGCAGGCAGTTGCTGAGTGGACGACAAA GGCGATGACAGGGACCGTTCCATTTGAAGAGGCTCTTGTGGCCTGGATCTCTTTAATCAAGCCATCTCTATCCCAAGTTGAGGACTGTTTGGAGAAGAGGCCACCCAG GATTTCTCCTGGAATCGCTGATTTGATTAAGACATTAAAAGCTAATAATACTGAAGTATTCCTTGTGTCAGGAGGTTTCCGGCAAATGATCAAG CCTGTGGCATTTGATCTTGGCATTCCTACTGAAAACATCATAGCAAACCAACTGCTATTTGGATCATCTGGAGAGTATGCTGGATTTGATCCCACAGAGCCCACTTCCCGAAGTGGGGGTAAAGCAGTAGCAGTGCAACAAATAAGACAG GATCATGGTTACAATACACTGGTTATGATTGGAGATGGTGCCACTGATCTTGAG GCTCGTCAACCTGGTGGAGCAGACTTGTTCATCTGTTACGCCGGCGTCCAGATGAGAGAAGCAGTTGCAGCCAAAGCTGACTGGACCGTCTTTGAATTTCAAGAGCTAATTTCTGAATTGTCATAA
- the LOC123040914 gene encoding phosphoserine phosphatase, chloroplastic isoform X2, translating to MHSMASPISVRTSPRHPLSVPQSSLVRAAHASHLAIRVADPLFPCAKLSKARAVVAAALEVSKAPSSSGLANRQPSKEVLETWRNANAVCFDVDSTVCLDEGIDELADFCGAGQAVAEWTTKAMTGTVPFEEALVAWISLIKPSLSQVEDCLEKRPPRISPGIADLIKTLKANNTEVFLVSGGFRQMIKPVAFDLGIPTENIIANQLLFGSSGEYAGFDPTEPTSRSGGKAVAVQQIRQDHGYNTLVMIGDGATDLEARQPGGADLFICYAGVQMREAVAAKADWTVFEFQELISELS from the exons ATGCATAGTATGGCCAGTCCGATCAGTGTACGCACCAGTCCGAGACATCCTCTGTCCGTCCCTCAGTCATCTTTAGTTCGAGCCGCACATGCTTCACATTTAGCGATAAGAGTTGCAGATCCATTATTCCCTTGCGCTAAACTCTCGAAAGCGCGTGCTGTAGTGGCAGCAGCATTGGAGGTATCCAAGGCCCCTTCTTCTTCTGGTTTGGCAAACCGCCAGCCATCGAAGG AGGTTCTTGAGACATGGCGCAATGCCAATGCGGTGTGCTTCGATGTGGATAGCACTGTATGCTTGGATGAGGGTATTGACGAGCTTGCTGATTTCTGTGGGGCTGGGCAGGCAGTTGCTGAGTGGACGACAAA GGCGATGACAGGGACCGTTCCATTTGAAGAGGCTCTTGTGGCCTGGATCTCTTTAATCAAGCCATCTCTATCCCAAGTTGAGGACTGTTTGGAGAAGAGGCCACCCAG GATTTCTCCTGGAATCGCTGATTTGATTAAGACATTAAAAGCTAATAATACTGAAGTATTCCTTGTGTCAGGAGGTTTCCGGCAAATGATCAAG CCTGTGGCATTTGATCTTGGCATTCCTACTGAAAACATCATAGCAAACCAACTGCTATTTGGATCATCTGGAGAGTATGCTGGATTTGATCCCACAGAGCCCACTTCCCGAAGTGGGGGTAAAGCAGTAGCAGTGCAACAAATAAGACAG GATCATGGTTACAATACACTGGTTATGATTGGAGATGGTGCCACTGATCTTGAG GCTCGTCAACCTGGTGGAGCAGACTTGTTCATCTGTTACGCCGGCGTCCAGATGAGAGAAGCAGTTGCAGCCAAAGCTGACTGGACCGTCTTTGAATTTCAAGAGCTAATTTCTGAATTGTCATAA